A section of the Marinoscillum sp. 108 genome encodes:
- a CDS encoding CotH kinase family protein has translation MISHFSAGTKTVVFSLLVALVFPEILHAQQIVINEVMASNTTLRDEDGDTPDWLELFNAGTTAVDLMGFGLSDQKEKAWIFDNVSIAAGGYQLIFASDKDRKTPPLYWETLIDQGDTWKYIVPQAPIADWTAASFDDSNWLSGPSGFGYGDNDDNTVLSQASSVFLRKTFQIGNLADLEQVILHMDYDDGFIAYLNGTEIARSNLASSDFDAFASPDHEAQLYSGGSPEAFDLSDFSSILTAGENVLCVQVHNVNATSSDLTAIPFLSVGKKSPSEVGLSAFLTAPSNSLHTDFKISADGETIYLFGADGTVVDSLVTGPMRSNISIGHPAGDLETLSYFTEPTPGTPNSTQGYQYFSEEVSFSKKGGVFSNGFQLTLSSAGSSENIYYTTTGADPTLDNAILYSSPITIEQTTVVKAVVIKENSIPVNVSANTYLFNANHSLPVISVSTDPYHLWDEQEGIYVMGPNADPNNPHYGANFWQDWEKPIHIELYEPNGTQAFSMAAGVKIFGAWSRASAQKSLAIFARKSYGAASIDYQVFPDHSMDHFNSLVLRNSGNDWNSSMFRDGFMTSLFHETVDHQAFRPAVLYLNGEYWGIQNIREKVNEDFLANHHHLDPDDIIILEANGASVEGDPASYWELINYIENNDLTKDEHYEYVQNHMDVFNFAQYQIGNIFIDNTDWPGNNIKFWKENKPGAKWRWITYDTDFGFGVYGAENYYNNTLSFAMDPNGPGWPNPAWSTFLLRNLLKNENFKTLFINSFADQLNTALSSRETLAKINALSDEIATEIANHMSRWGGNYNNWLYQVSVMKTFAEKRPQYMRQHIRSQFGLSGEHTLTVNSSNLNHGAVQVNALVIDEQDWKGIYFQGVPVRLSAFSNGGKFVRWEGDVTGTQSEIFLDLTQDMNITAIFESGSGNDIVINEINYKSGENLDTEDWVELHNPNNAAMDLTGWVFRDGDDENSFKIPDGTVIGAGGYLVIAKDLGAYGSFHSTASNVLGELEFGFSSDGECLRLFDATGKSIDEVCYLSSAPWPTSPAGDGFSLALDNPLLDNSKPESWYAHPNGGTPGYANREVTLSVPSPSTTVICYPNPASDHVSFSFQAHHQMVTLSILDLSGKMLTSESIHLRQTGLVTFEWQVPNTFQSGVYLIEITTQQGVQHGKLLIQK, from the coding sequence ATGATTTCACACTTCTCTGCTGGTACAAAAACCGTCGTTTTTTCTCTGCTCGTCGCACTCGTTTTTCCGGAAATACTCCATGCTCAGCAAATCGTCATCAATGAAGTCATGGCCTCCAACACCACACTCAGAGATGAAGACGGTGACACTCCTGACTGGCTGGAGCTCTTCAATGCCGGAACAACAGCCGTTGACCTGATGGGTTTCGGCTTATCAGACCAAAAAGAAAAGGCTTGGATTTTTGACAATGTCAGCATCGCGGCGGGTGGATATCAATTGATTTTCGCTTCGGACAAAGACCGAAAAACCCCACCCCTCTACTGGGAAACACTTATTGACCAGGGTGACACCTGGAAATACATCGTTCCGCAGGCTCCCATCGCTGATTGGACCGCTGCATCATTTGATGACAGCAACTGGCTGAGTGGCCCAAGCGGATTTGGATATGGTGACAATGATGACAACACTGTACTTTCTCAGGCTAGTTCCGTCTTTCTGCGAAAGACTTTTCAGATAGGCAATCTGGCAGATCTAGAGCAGGTTATTCTACACATGGATTATGATGATGGGTTTATCGCTTACCTCAACGGGACGGAAATCGCCAGGAGCAATCTCGCTTCTTCGGATTTTGATGCCTTTGCCTCTCCTGATCATGAAGCTCAGTTGTATTCAGGTGGCAGTCCCGAAGCCTTTGACCTATCGGACTTTAGCTCAATACTAACCGCCGGAGAAAATGTACTCTGCGTACAGGTGCACAATGTTAACGCCACGTCCTCCGACCTTACAGCCATCCCTTTCTTATCAGTGGGCAAAAAAAGTCCCTCAGAGGTTGGATTATCTGCGTTTCTCACGGCTCCCTCCAATAGTCTTCACACGGACTTTAAAATCTCTGCGGATGGTGAAACCATTTACTTATTTGGGGCAGATGGAACTGTTGTAGACTCCCTGGTCACCGGCCCTATGCGATCCAATATTTCGATAGGACACCCTGCAGGCGACCTGGAAACCCTGAGCTATTTTACAGAACCAACACCGGGAACCCCCAACAGTACGCAGGGCTATCAATACTTCTCAGAAGAGGTGAGCTTCTCCAAAAAAGGGGGAGTCTTCTCCAATGGCTTTCAGCTGACCCTCTCCTCTGCGGGGAGCTCTGAAAACATCTATTACACCACCACCGGAGCTGACCCGACCCTTGATAATGCCATACTATACTCCAGCCCCATCACCATTGAACAAACTACCGTGGTGAAAGCTGTGGTGATCAAAGAAAACAGTATCCCGGTGAATGTTTCGGCCAATACCTACCTCTTCAATGCAAACCATTCGTTACCAGTAATCTCTGTATCCACCGATCCGTACCACCTCTGGGATGAGCAGGAAGGCATCTATGTAATGGGGCCAAACGCCGACCCAAACAATCCACACTACGGAGCTAACTTCTGGCAGGACTGGGAAAAACCTATTCACATCGAACTCTATGAACCCAATGGAACCCAGGCCTTTAGTATGGCAGCAGGGGTTAAAATTTTTGGGGCCTGGTCCCGGGCAAGCGCCCAGAAGTCGCTGGCCATCTTTGCGAGAAAGTCATACGGGGCAGCATCCATTGACTATCAGGTATTTCCTGACCACTCTATGGATCACTTCAACAGCCTCGTCCTGCGCAATTCAGGCAACGACTGGAACTCCTCTATGTTTCGAGACGGATTCATGACCTCCTTGTTTCACGAAACGGTAGACCATCAGGCATTTCGGCCGGCTGTGCTCTACCTGAACGGTGAATATTGGGGCATACAGAACATCAGGGAGAAGGTGAATGAAGACTTTCTGGCCAATCACCATCACCTGGATCCTGACGACATCATCATCCTGGAAGCCAACGGAGCATCGGTAGAAGGTGATCCGGCTAGCTATTGGGAACTCATCAATTACATTGAAAATAACGATCTTACCAAAGACGAGCATTACGAATACGTGCAAAATCATATGGATGTATTCAACTTTGCCCAATACCAGATCGGCAACATATTTATTGACAATACCGACTGGCCCGGCAACAACATCAAGTTCTGGAAGGAAAATAAACCCGGTGCCAAATGGCGGTGGATTACCTACGACACTGATTTTGGGTTCGGAGTATATGGCGCAGAGAATTACTACAATAATACCCTCAGCTTTGCCATGGACCCCAATGGACCTGGATGGCCAAACCCGGCATGGTCCACATTTCTCCTCAGAAACCTCCTGAAAAACGAAAATTTCAAAACCCTGTTCATCAATTCCTTTGCTGACCAGCTGAACACTGCCCTCTCTTCAAGAGAGACGCTCGCCAAAATAAATGCCCTAAGCGATGAAATAGCGACAGAAATAGCCAATCACATGAGTCGCTGGGGTGGCAACTACAATAACTGGCTGTATCAGGTTTCCGTGATGAAGACCTTCGCCGAAAAACGACCGCAATATATGCGGCAGCACATCAGGAGTCAGTTCGGACTATCCGGTGAGCATACCCTCACTGTGAACAGCAGCAACCTCAACCATGGTGCTGTACAGGTCAATGCACTGGTGATTGATGAGCAAGATTGGAAAGGGATCTACTTTCAGGGAGTTCCCGTGCGCCTGTCAGCGTTTTCCAATGGAGGAAAATTTGTCAGATGGGAAGGTGATGTGACCGGCACACAGTCTGAAATCTTCCTTGATCTCACTCAGGACATGAACATTACAGCCATTTTTGAATCAGGCTCAGGAAATGACATTGTCATTAACGAAATCAACTATAAATCGGGAGAAAACCTGGATACAGAGGATTGGGTGGAGCTGCACAATCCGAACAATGCCGCAATGGATCTCACAGGCTGGGTGTTTCGGGACGGTGATGATGAAAACAGCTTTAAAATCCCTGATGGCACCGTCATTGGGGCCGGAGGATACCTCGTGATCGCCAAAGACCTGGGGGCATATGGCAGCTTTCACAGTACCGCCAGTAATGTTCTGGGCGAACTGGAATTTGGTTTTTCATCCGATGGTGAATGCCTCCGCTTGTTTGATGCTACCGGCAAAAGCATAGATGAAGTATGTTACCTTTCCTCAGCACCCTGGCCTACTTCGCCGGCAGGTGATGGCTTCTCTTTGGCACTAGATAACCCACTACTGGACAATAGCAAGCCCGAAAGCTGGTACGCACATCCCAACGGGGGCACTCCCGGCTATGCCAACAGGGAAGTAACCCTGAGTGTACCCTCACCATCAACCACAGTCATTTGCTATCCCAATCCGGCGAGTGACCATGTCTCTTTTAGCTTTCAGGCCCACCATCAAATGGTCACACTCAGCATACTCGATTTATCCGGAAAAATGCTAACCAGTGAGTCCATCCACCTTCGGCAAACCGGATTGGTAACTTTCGAATGGCAAGTTCCGAATACCTTTCAGAGCGGAGTATACCTGATTGAGATCACCACACAGCAGGGTGTACAACACGGAAAACTCCTTATACAGAAATAA